In the Clavelina lepadiformis chromosome 8, kaClaLepa1.1, whole genome shotgun sequence genome, one interval contains:
- the LOC143469032 gene encoding neuronal calcium sensor 1-like has translation MGQKESQLPDEEVARLSTETHFTPEEISQWYKGFIRDCPSGRFTIAEFQQIAQSFFPNGNAENFSRFVFNAVDVGPDASLGFEGFIKFLSLASRGTVEDKERWAFHLRDVDHSGFITKENLRLIDDATFSMIADHVPLPNDEDTAEKRSEKVFNLMDTDKNGRVDVNEFIAACNKDEDIVKALSLQDTVQ, from the exons ATGGGTCAGAAAGAGAGTCAACTTCCTGATGAGGAAGTTGCCAGACTGAGCACAGAGACGCACT tCACACCAGAGGAAATCTCCCAGTGGTACAAAGGATTCATTCGCGACTGTCCCAGCGGGAGATTCACAATTGCAGAATTTCAACAAATTGCTCAGTCGTTCTTTCCAAATGGAAACGCGGAAAATTTCAGCAGATTCGTGTTCAACGCGGTGGACGTCGGCCCTGACGCGTCACTAGGTTTCGAAGGCTTCATCAAGTTCCTCAGTTTAGCGTCGAGAGGAACTGTGGAAGACAAAGAGAGAT GGGCTTTTCATCTTCGTGACGTCGATCACTCCGGTTTCATCACAAAGGAAAATCTTCGGCTAATCGATGATGCAACTTTTTCCATGATA GCTGATCACGTCCCGCTTCCTAATGACGAAGATACTGCAGAAAAAAGGTCGGAAAAAGTCTTCAATCTTATGGATACG GACAAAAACGGTCGAGTCGATGTGAATGAATTCATCGCTGCTTGCAACAAAGATGAAGACATCGTTAAAGCTCTTAGTCTTCAGGACACTGTTCAGTGA